Genomic DNA from Bacteroidales bacterium:
CTTAATATTTGTAAACCATGTTATTGAATAATCAGGTGTGCATTTTTTATAAAAGTCTTGTTTGTAGTCATCGTACCTTGCATTAATATTAAAAGTTGATACTGTATCAAGCCACCTTTTATGTTCATCTTCAAAAGCCAGGCCTGAAAGCTTTGCGAGTCTCCTTAAGTCATGTGTCAATGGAGCATGCGTACCTGTCTTTCTTACAACAATCGCTTTAAGTAATCTCTCAATTACAAGATGTCCAATGAATAAAGCCCAATGGAAATCCTTTGATTTTATTAAATTATTCATTGTATCAA
This window encodes:
- a CDS encoding HEPN domain-containing protein, giving the protein MENEKIDLELIANHWILRSDSDFDTMNNLIKSKDFHWALFIGHLVIERLLKAIVVRKTGTHAPLTHDLRRLAKLSGLAFEDEHKRWLDTVSTFNINARYDDYKQDFYKKCTPDYSITWFTNIKILREWIKTKL